From Symphalangus syndactylus isolate Jambi chromosome X, NHGRI_mSymSyn1-v2.1_pri, whole genome shotgun sequence, the proteins below share one genomic window:
- the TSC22D3 gene encoding TSC22 domain family protein 3 isoform X3: MNTEMYQTPMEVAVYQLHNFSISFFSSLLGGDVVSVKLDNSASGASVVAIDNKIEQAMDLVKNHLMYAVREEVEILKEQIRELVEKNSQLERENTLLKTLASPEQLEKFQSCLSSEEPAPESPQVPEAPGGSAV; the protein is encoded by the exons ATGAACACCGAAATGTATCAGACCCCCATGGAGGTGGCGGTCTACCAGCTGCACAATTTCTCcatctccttcttctcttctctgcttGGAGGGGATGTGGTTTCCGTTAAGCTGGACAACAG TGCCTCCGGAGCCAGCGTGGTGGCCATAGACAACAAGATCGAACAGGCCATG GATCTGGTGAAGAATCATCTGATGTATGCTGTGAGAGAGGAGGTGGAGATCCTGAAGGAGCAGATCCGAGAGCTGGTGGAAAAGAACTCCCAGCTAGAGCGTGAGAACACCCTGTTGAAGACCCTGGCGAGCCCAGAGCAGCTGGAGAAGTTCCAGTCCTGTCTGAGTTCTGAAGAGCCAGCTCCCGAATCCCCACAAGTGCCCGAGGCCCCTGGTGGTTCTGCGGTGTAA
- the TSC22D3 gene encoding TSC22 domain family protein 3 isoform X4, whose amino-acid sequence MDLVKNHLMYAVREEVEILKEQIRELVEKNSQLERENTLLKTLASPEQLEKFQSCLSSEEPAPESPQVPEAPGGSAV is encoded by the exons ATG GATCTGGTGAAGAATCATCTGATGTATGCTGTGAGAGAGGAGGTGGAGATCCTGAAGGAGCAGATCCGAGAGCTGGTGGAAAAGAACTCCCAGCTAGAGCGTGAGAACACCCTGTTGAAGACCCTGGCGAGCCCAGAGCAGCTGGAGAAGTTCCAGTCCTGTCTGAGTTCTGAAGAGCCAGCTCCCGAATCCCCACAAGTGCCCGAGGCCCCTGGTGGTTCTGCGGTGTAA